The Listeria monocytogenes genome window below encodes:
- a CDS encoding ABC transporter ATP-binding protein produces the protein MFAFENVYFKRDNKTILSDINWVVKEKENWAILGLNGSGKTTLLQLLNGYLWPSSGKLQVLGQVFGQTSLPELRKSIGWVSNALDHQLKDYELSEQIVLSGKFASIGIYAKVTADEMALAKKLLIDCGGISLIGKPYKILSQGERQIVLIARALMASPKLLILDEPCNGLDLFAKERLLERIKKIAELPESPTMLFVTHHTEEILPCFDNIILLRDGEITHHGKTENLLSEEVLQDFYQKPVELIRIKDGSIAVYPK, from the coding sequence ATGTTTGCTTTTGAAAATGTTTATTTCAAGCGAGATAATAAAACGATTTTGTCGGATATTAATTGGGTGGTTAAAGAAAAAGAAAATTGGGCGATACTCGGGCTCAATGGTTCTGGAAAAACCACTTTACTACAACTTTTAAATGGGTATCTTTGGCCTAGTAGTGGTAAACTTCAAGTGCTTGGGCAGGTTTTCGGTCAGACTTCTTTGCCGGAATTGCGTAAATCGATTGGTTGGGTTAGTAATGCGCTTGACCATCAGTTGAAAGACTATGAGTTAAGTGAGCAAATCGTTCTTAGTGGGAAGTTTGCAAGTATTGGTATTTATGCGAAAGTCACGGCAGACGAAATGGCTTTAGCGAAAAAATTGCTTATTGATTGTGGTGGCATATCGCTCATTGGGAAACCATATAAAATTTTATCTCAAGGCGAGCGCCAAATCGTATTGATTGCTCGTGCTTTAATGGCGAGTCCTAAGTTGCTTATTTTAGATGAACCTTGTAATGGGCTTGATCTATTTGCAAAGGAGCGCTTATTAGAAAGAATTAAGAAGATTGCGGAACTGCCGGAATCCCCAACGATGCTTTTTGTTACTCACCATACGGAAGAAATCCTTCCCTGTTTCGATAATATCATTTTACTGCGTGACGGGGAAATAACTCATCACGGAAAAACAGAAAATCTTTTGTCGGAGGAAGTTCTCCAAGATTTTTATCAAAAGCCAGTAGAATTAATTCGGATAAAAGACGGCTCCATTGCAGTCTATCCGAAGTAA
- the pepT gene encoding peptidase T — translation MKEELLKRFTKYVKVDTQSNEESTVCPTTPGQMELANILVTELKEIGMQEVTVDEFGYVMATLPSNTTKEVPVIGFLAHLDTATDLTGKNVQPQVHENYDGKDIVLNKDLNVVLSPKQFPELADYKGKTLITTDGTTLLGADDKAGITEIMVAMNYLINHPEIKHGKIRVAFTPDEEIGRGPERFDVEAFGAKYAYTMDGGPLGELEYESFNAAGAKITFNGNSVHPGTAKNKMVNAVKMAMEFNAHIPKDEAPEYTEGYEGFYHLISLNGDVEQAKAYYIIRDFDHLKFVERKTHIATIAKELEEKYGEGSVELKLNDQYYNMREKIEPVKEIVDIVSAAMRNLDIEPKISPIRGGTDGAQLSYKGLPTPNIFGGGENFHGKFEYVALESMVKATEVIIEVARLFEEKE, via the coding sequence ATGAAAGAAGAACTATTAAAACGATTTACGAAATATGTAAAAGTAGATACACAGTCGAATGAGGAAAGTACGGTTTGTCCAACGACGCCAGGTCAAATGGAATTGGCAAACATTCTCGTTACAGAACTAAAAGAAATCGGCATGCAAGAAGTAACAGTCGACGAATTTGGTTATGTCATGGCAACACTTCCTTCTAATACGACGAAAGAAGTTCCGGTAATCGGATTTTTAGCTCATTTAGATACAGCAACGGACTTAACGGGCAAAAATGTCCAACCACAAGTACACGAAAATTATGATGGTAAAGATATCGTTCTAAACAAAGACTTAAACGTGGTACTTTCGCCAAAACAATTTCCAGAGCTAGCTGATTATAAAGGGAAAACACTGATTACAACAGATGGAACAACTCTACTTGGCGCAGATGATAAAGCCGGTATCACCGAAATTATGGTAGCGATGAACTATCTAATTAATCACCCAGAAATCAAACACGGCAAAATTCGTGTTGCTTTCACGCCAGATGAAGAAATTGGCAGAGGACCAGAACGTTTTGATGTAGAAGCATTTGGCGCAAAATATGCTTATACAATGGACGGCGGCCCACTTGGAGAATTAGAATATGAAAGTTTTAATGCTGCAGGTGCCAAAATCACTTTTAATGGGAATAGTGTTCACCCTGGTACAGCAAAAAACAAAATGGTTAATGCTGTCAAAATGGCAATGGAATTCAATGCACATATTCCAAAAGACGAAGCGCCAGAGTACACAGAAGGTTACGAAGGCTTTTATCATTTAATCTCTTTGAACGGTGATGTAGAGCAAGCAAAAGCCTACTATATTATCCGCGACTTCGATCATTTGAAATTTGTGGAAAGAAAAACACATATTGCTACTATCGCTAAAGAGTTAGAAGAAAAATATGGCGAAGGATCGGTAGAATTAAAACTGAACGATCAATATTACAATATGCGCGAAAAAATCGAACCAGTAAAAGAAATTGTGGATATCGTCAGCGCGGCGATGAGAAACCTAGACATTGAACCAAAAATCAGCCCCATTCGCGGTGGAACAGACGGCGCTCAACTTTCCTACAAAGGATTACCAACACCGAATATTTTTGGTGGAGGAGAGAACTTCCACGGTAAATTTGAATATGTTGCATTAGAAAGTATGGTTAAAGCAACAGAAGTAATCATTGAAGTGGCTCGTTTATTTGAAGAAAAAGAATAA
- a CDS encoding DUF1697 domain-containing protein: MRNYVVLLRAVNVAGKNKVNMKNLQAALQEVGFQNVVTYIQSGNLVLSSMLQTEPEVAAKITEVMKTTFDLNMDVFAFSEQNYKQIIANNPFPPETIGEEERWMAAFYNENIDIARQKNEQAEVIAIGRVLYIHIFSNQIHTLKLPIFLGEYKKTPTTTRNWRTTLLLQALLDSQE; the protein is encoded by the coding sequence ATGAGGAATTATGTAGTGTTATTAAGAGCAGTAAATGTAGCTGGAAAGAATAAAGTAAATATGAAAAATCTACAAGCTGCTTTACAAGAAGTCGGTTTTCAAAATGTCGTTACCTATATCCAAAGTGGCAATCTCGTTCTAAGCTCCATGTTACAAACGGAACCAGAAGTAGCGGCAAAAATAACTGAGGTAATGAAAACAACGTTCGATTTAAATATGGATGTATTCGCATTTTCGGAACAAAATTATAAACAAATCATCGCAAACAATCCATTTCCACCAGAAACAATTGGCGAGGAAGAACGCTGGATGGCCGCTTTCTATAATGAAAATATCGATATTGCGAGACAAAAAAACGAACAAGCCGAAGTAATCGCCATTGGCCGCGTTCTTTATATCCACATTTTCTCCAACCAAATCCACACCTTAAAATTACCAATTTTCCTTGGCGAATACAAAAAGACCCCAACAACAACACGCAATTGGCGAACAACTCTTCTATTACAAGCACTACTCGACAGTCAGGAATAG
- a CDS encoding exodeoxyribonuclease III yields the protein MKLISWNVNGLRAAVKKGFLEYFEEVDADIFCLQETKLQEGQIELDLPAYKDYWNYAVKKGYSGTAIFTKVEPLSVQYGLGVPEHDTEGRVITLEFEEFFMVTVYTPNSQAELKRLDYRMTFEDAILEYVKNLDKTKPVVLCGDLNVAHEEIDLKNPKTNRKNAGFSDEERAKFSAFLDAGFIDSFRYFYPDLTDAYSWWSYRMNARARNTGWRIDYFVVSERLKDKLVDAKIHADVLGSDHCPVELELNL from the coding sequence GTGAAATTAATTTCTTGGAATGTAAACGGGCTTCGAGCAGCCGTAAAAAAAGGCTTTTTGGAATATTTTGAAGAAGTAGATGCGGATATTTTTTGTTTGCAGGAAACTAAATTACAAGAAGGTCAAATTGAACTTGATTTGCCAGCGTACAAAGATTATTGGAACTACGCGGTGAAAAAAGGTTATTCAGGTACTGCGATATTTACTAAAGTCGAGCCATTATCTGTTCAATATGGTTTAGGAGTGCCCGAGCACGATACAGAAGGCCGCGTCATCACGCTGGAATTTGAGGAATTCTTTATGGTGACGGTTTATACGCCGAATTCACAAGCTGAATTAAAACGATTAGATTATCGGATGACGTTTGAGGATGCAATTTTGGAATATGTAAAAAACTTGGATAAAACAAAACCGGTTGTCCTTTGCGGTGATTTGAATGTTGCGCATGAGGAAATCGATTTAAAAAATCCGAAGACTAACCGTAAAAACGCCGGATTCTCGGATGAGGAACGCGCGAAATTTTCTGCATTTTTAGATGCTGGATTTATTGATAGTTTCCGTTATTTTTATCCAGATTTGACCGATGCTTATTCTTGGTGGTCCTACCGAATGAATGCACGTGCTAGGAATACTGGTTGGCGGATAGATTATTTTGTTGTTTCGGAACGTTTGAAAGATAAATTAGTGGATGCTAAAATTCATGCGGATGTGCTTGGTTCAGATCATTGTCCTGTCGAGCTAGAACTTAATTTGTAA
- the rplT gene encoding 50S ribosomal protein L20, which produces MPRVKGGTVTRKRRKKIVKLAKGYYGSKHLLFKVANQAVMKSYQYAYRDRRQKKRDFRRLWIARINAAARMQDLSYSKLMHGLKLAGIDINRKMLADLAVNDIASFNTLADSAKKALAK; this is translated from the coding sequence ATGCCACGCGTAAAAGGCGGAACAGTAACACGCAAACGTCGTAAAAAGATAGTTAAATTAGCCAAAGGGTATTACGGCTCTAAACATTTATTATTCAAAGTAGCTAACCAAGCGGTAATGAAATCTTACCAATATGCTTATAGAGATCGTCGTCAAAAGAAACGTGATTTCCGTAGATTATGGATCGCACGTATCAATGCGGCAGCTCGTATGCAAGATCTTTCTTACAGCAAATTAATGCACGGCTTAAAATTAGCTGGTATTGATATTAACCGTAAAATGCTTGCAGACTTAGCAGTTAATGATATCGCATCATTTAACACACTTGCTGATTCAGCAAAAAAAGCATTAGCTAAATAA
- the rpmI gene encoding 50S ribosomal protein L35: MPKMKTHRGSAKRFKRTGSGKLKRRHGFTSHMFANKSQKQKRKLRKSAMVSAGDFKRIRQMVAKMK; the protein is encoded by the coding sequence ATGCCAAAAATGAAAACCCACCGCGGTTCCGCTAAACGTTTCAAGAGAACAGGATCTGGAAAATTAAAACGCAGACACGGCTTCACTAGCCATATGTTCGCTAACAAATCCCAAAAACAAAAACGTAAATTGCGTAAATCAGCAATGGTATCAGCTGGCGACTTCAAACGTATTCGTCAAATGGTCGCTAAAATGAAATAA
- the infC gene encoding translation initiation factor IF-3, whose product MSKDMLVNDGIRAREVRLIDQDGEQLGVKSKIDALQIAEKANLDLVLVAPTAKPPVARIMDYGKFRFEQQKKDKEARKNQKVIVMKEVRLSPTIDEHDFDTKLRNARKFLEKGDKVKCSIRFKGRAITHKEIGQKVLDRFAKSCEDLCTIEQRPKMDGRSMFLVLAPLHEK is encoded by the coding sequence ATTAGCAAAGACATGTTGGTAAACGATGGGATTCGTGCACGTGAAGTAAGATTGATCGACCAAGACGGTGAACAATTAGGCGTGAAGAGTAAAATCGATGCGCTTCAAATTGCTGAAAAGGCTAATCTTGATCTAGTGCTTGTTGCTCCAACAGCGAAACCGCCAGTAGCTCGTATCATGGACTACGGTAAATTCCGTTTTGAACAACAGAAGAAAGATAAAGAAGCCCGTAAGAACCAAAAAGTCATCGTGATGAAAGAAGTTCGTTTAAGTCCAACGATTGACGAACATGACTTCGATACGAAGCTACGTAATGCACGTAAATTCCTTGAAAAAGGCGATAAAGTAAAATGCTCTATCCGTTTTAAAGGCCGTGCCATTACACACAAAGAAATCGGTCAGAAGGTGCTTGACCGTTTTGCAAAATCGTGCGAAGACCTTTGTACAATTGAGCAAAGACCAAAAATGGACGGACGTTCCATGTTCTTAGTCCTAGCACCACTTCATGAAAAGTAA
- the inlC gene encoding class 3 internalin InlC — MKKNNWLQNAVIAMLVLIVGLYINTGFGTKVQAESIQRPTPINQIFPDPGLANAVKQNLGKQSVTDLVSQKELSGVQNFNGDNSNIRSLAGMQFFTNLKELHLSHNQISDLGPLKDLTKLEELSVNRNKLKNLNGIPSACLSRLFVDNNELRDTDSLVHLKNLEILSLRNNKLRSIVMLGFLSKLEVLDLHGNEITNTGGLTRLKKVNWIDLTGQKCVNEPVRYQPELYITNTVKDPDGRWISPYYISNGGNYVDGCVLWELPVYTDEVSYKFSEYINVGGTEAIFDGTVTQPIQN; from the coding sequence TTGAAAAAAAATAATTGGTTACAAAATGCAGTAATAGCAATGCTAGTGTTAATTGTGGGTCTGTACATTAATACGGGCTTCGGAACAAAAGTACAAGCTGAGAGTATTCAACGACCAACCCCTATTAACCAAATTTTTCCAGATCCCGGCCTAGCGAATGCAGTGAAACAAAATTTAGGAAAACAAAGTGTTACAGACCTTGTATCACAGAAGGAACTATCTGGAGTACAAAATTTCAATGGAGATAATAGCAATATTCGATCTCTTGCAGGAATGCAATTTTTCACTAATTTAAAAGAACTCCATCTATCCCACAATCAAATAAGTGACCTTGGTCCTTTGAAGGATTTAACTAAGTTAGAAGAGCTATCTGTGAATAGAAATAAGCTGAAAAATTTAAACGGAATTCCAAGTGCTTGTTTATCACGCTTGTTTGTAGATAACAACGAACTTAGAGATACTGACTCGCTTGTTCATTTAAAAAATCTAGAAATCTTATCTCTTCGTAATAATAAATTAAGAAGTATTGTGATGCTTGGCTTTTTATCTAAACTAGAGGTATTAGATTTGCATGGTAATGAAATAACAAATACAGGTGGACTAACTAGATTGAAGAAAGTTAACTGGATAGATTTAACTGGTCAGAAATGTGTGAACGAACCAGTAAGATACCAACCAGAATTGTATATAACAAACACTGTCAAAGACCCAGATGGAAGATGGATATCTCCATATTATATCAGTAATGGTGGGAATTATGTAGACGGTTGTGTCCTTTGGGAATTGCCAGTTTATACAGATGAAGTAAGCTATAAGTTTAGCGAATATATAAACGTTGGAGGCACTGAGGCTATATTTGATGGAACAGTTACACAACCTATCCAGAATTAG